A region of Candidatus Terasakiella magnetica DNA encodes the following proteins:
- a CDS encoding monovalent cation/H+ antiporter subunit D family protein, whose amino-acid sequence MSMELAIILSMVIPAVGAVLIALTGKSPNLRESVTMLTAVALFLNVLFLLGPVLDGERPEVTLLEMFPGLSIAFKVEPLGMMFSLIASGLWILNSIYSIGYMRGNSEKHQTRFYICFAVAISATLGLAYSANLLTLFIFYEVLTFSTYPLVSHKGDENAVKGARTYLGILVTTSVAFLFFAIAWTYYASGTLDFVSGGILGGKVEGPMMGLLLMLFIYGIGKAAVMPVHRWLPAAMVAPTPVSALLHAVAVVKSGVFSVVKVVVYTFGIDNLVDSGSADWLVYVSGFTIIAASMVALRQDNLKRRLAYSTISQLSYVVLAAAILTPISAVGAALHIAAHAFGKITLFFAAGSIYTAAHKTEVSQLDGIGWKMPITMTAFAIGALSMIGLPPTAGFISKWYIIQGAMSSENFAALSVIILSTLLNAGYFLPIIYKAFFKKPASHGTDSGGHHDDHGEAPLPIVIAITSTALLTILMFLFPDVALELAQQMIGGAQ is encoded by the coding sequence ATGAGTATGGAACTTGCAATTATCCTCTCTATGGTCATTCCGGCTGTAGGTGCTGTCCTGATTGCCCTTACAGGTAAAAGCCCGAACTTGCGTGAATCTGTCACCATGCTTACGGCTGTTGCCCTGTTCTTGAACGTGTTGTTCCTTTTGGGCCCTGTTCTTGATGGGGAACGTCCTGAGGTTACGTTACTTGAAATGTTCCCGGGGCTTTCAATCGCCTTTAAGGTTGAGCCTTTGGGCATGATGTTCTCCCTCATTGCCTCTGGTCTGTGGATATTAAATTCCATTTATTCCATCGGCTATATGCGGGGTAATTCAGAGAAACATCAAACCCGTTTCTATATCTGCTTTGCTGTTGCGATTTCTGCGACTTTGGGTCTGGCTTATTCAGCTAACCTGCTGACATTGTTTATCTTCTATGAAGTATTGACATTCAGCACTTACCCGCTTGTTTCGCATAAAGGTGATGAGAATGCGGTTAAGGGTGCACGCACGTATCTTGGTATTTTGGTAACGACTTCTGTTGCCTTCCTCTTCTTTGCCATTGCATGGACATACTATGCATCAGGTACACTTGATTTCGTCTCAGGCGGTATCTTGGGTGGTAAAGTAGAAGGCCCTATGATGGGCTTGCTCTTGATGCTGTTTATTTACGGTATCGGTAAGGCCGCTGTTATGCCTGTTCACCGCTGGTTACCTGCAGCCATGGTCGCACCAACACCTGTATCTGCATTGCTGCACGCTGTGGCGGTTGTGAAATCCGGTGTGTTCTCGGTCGTGAAAGTGGTCGTTTATACCTTTGGTATTGATAACCTTGTCGATTCTGGTTCAGCCGATTGGCTTGTCTATGTGTCAGGCTTTACGATTATCGCCGCCTCCATGGTTGCGCTTCGCCAAGATAACTTGAAACGCAGACTTGCTTATTCGACCATCTCGCAATTGTCTTATGTTGTTTTGGCAGCAGCCATTTTAACACCGATTTCTGCAGTGGGGGCCGCCCTTCATATTGCGGCTCACGCCTTTGGTAAGATCACGCTCTTCTTTGCAGCGGGGTCTATTTACACAGCGGCACATAAAACAGAAGTCAGCCAGCTTGATGGGATTGGTTGGAAAATGCCAATTACCATGACAGCCTTTGCCATTGGCGCGCTGTCTATGATTGGCTTGCCACCCACGGCGGGCTTTATATCTAAATGGTATATTATTCAAGGTGCCATGAGTTCTGAGAACTTTGCTGCCTTGAGCGTTATTATCTTGAGTACGCTCTTAAACGCGGGTTACTTCCTGCCGATTATTTATAAAGCGTTCTTCAAGAAACCCGCTTCTCACGGAACGGATAGTGGCGGCCATCATGATGATCATGGTGAAGCGCCGCTGCCGATTGTTATTGCAATCACCTCAACGGCATTGCTGACAATTTTGATGTTCCTATTCCCAGACGTTGCCCTTGAGTTGGCACAACAAATGATTGGGGGTGCACAATGA
- a CDS encoding rhodanese-like domain-containing protein: MDSPLFTSIVVIAIAFISLRMLPRLLAGVPFVDAQAVFKRMEDDENAVMIDVRTPEEFESGHALNSINVQPHEIGENIEEKRKYLDHKVYVMCLSSQRAAMAAKSMKNLGFTNVSVVKGGMKAWQKYKLPLG, from the coding sequence ATGGATTCACCACTCTTTACATCCATCGTTGTTATCGCCATTGCCTTTATTTCATTGCGCATGTTGCCGCGTCTTCTCGCTGGTGTGCCTTTTGTGGATGCACAGGCCGTTTTTAAACGCATGGAAGATGATGAAAATGCAGTGATGATTGATGTGCGCACCCCTGAAGAATTTGAATCAGGCCATGCTTTAAACAGCATTAATGTGCAACCCCATGAGATTGGCGAAAATATTGAGGAAAAGCGCAAATATCTTGACCATAAGGTCTATGTAATGTGCCTGTCCTCACAACGTGCTGCAATGGCGGCAAAAAGCATGAAAAACCTTGGTTTTACCAATGTGTCTGTTGTTAAAGGCGGCATGAAGGCATGGCAGAAATACAAACTTCCGCTCGGATAA
- a CDS encoding threonine ammonia-lyase, with amino-acid sequence MISIEAIEQAQKTMADHLLCTPLVYSQSLSDLTGAEVFLKLENLQTTGSFKSRGALIKLAHLSKEEAAKGVVAASAGNHAQGVAYHAKRLGIPATIVMPVGTPFNKISKTEGLGAKVIVTGDAFNQARDAALKLVEEQGLTYISPFDDEDIIAGQGVVGLEIIDQAETAFDFLFVPIGGGGLMAGVASAFQAQCPETKLIGVQCDAYPSMHDIYYGYDNTRGGQTIAEGIAVKSPGQLTAPIIQHTAHEIMVVKENAIEQAVLSLMEKQRLIVEGAGAVGLAALMDHKEKFRGKRVCLILSGGNIDSRILSSVLMRGLARDGRMVKLRITLPDQPGSLATIAKMMSYQSANIVEIYHHRMFYDLPVKMTEVDVVVETLDTEHVGLLVAHFKDSGYHCRIISDSEA; translated from the coding sequence ATGATATCGATTGAGGCAATAGAACAGGCGCAAAAAACCATGGCAGATCATTTGCTATGTACGCCCTTGGTTTATTCTCAATCCTTATCAGACCTAACAGGGGCAGAGGTTTTTCTAAAACTAGAAAACCTGCAAACCACCGGATCATTTAAATCGCGCGGCGCGTTGATTAAACTTGCCCATTTAAGCAAGGAAGAGGCGGCAAAAGGCGTTGTTGCGGCTTCTGCGGGAAACCATGCCCAAGGCGTGGCCTATCATGCCAAACGTTTGGGCATTCCCGCCACAATCGTCATGCCCGTTGGCACACCCTTTAACAAAATTTCCAAAACGGAAGGGCTTGGCGCCAAAGTTATTGTGACAGGTGATGCTTTTAATCAGGCGCGCGATGCGGCCCTTAAGCTGGTTGAGGAACAAGGCCTTACCTATATCAGCCCGTTTGATGATGAAGATATCATTGCAGGTCAAGGTGTTGTGGGCCTTGAAATTATAGATCAGGCAGAAACCGCTTTTGATTTTCTGTTCGTGCCCATTGGTGGTGGCGGGTTGATGGCTGGGGTGGCTTCAGCTTTTCAGGCACAATGTCCTGAAACAAAACTCATTGGCGTGCAATGTGATGCCTATCCCTCCATGCATGATATCTATTACGGGTATGATAATACTCGGGGTGGTCAAACCATTGCAGAAGGCATTGCGGTAAAATCGCCCGGTCAACTCACAGCGCCCATCATTCAACACACCGCCCATGAGATCATGGTTGTAAAAGAAAACGCGATTGAACAAGCCGTTCTTTCCCTCATGGAAAAACAGCGCCTTATCGTTGAAGGAGCTGGCGCTGTTGGTCTGGCAGCCTTGATGGATCACAAAGAAAAGTTTCGTGGCAAGCGTGTATGCCTGATCCTTTCTGGCGGAAATATAGACTCGCGTATTCTCTCCTCTGTGTTAATGCGCGGCCTTGCGCGTGATGGACGTATGGTGAAACTGCGCATCACCCTGCCCGATCAACCCGGCAGCCTTGCCACTATTGCCAAAATGATGAGCTACCAAAGCGCCAATATCGTTGAGATTTATCACCATCGCATGTTCTATGACCTACCTGTTAAAATGACAGAGGTCGATGTGGTGGTTGAAACATTAGATACCGAACATGTCGGTCTGTTGGTGGCACATTTTAAAGACAGTGGGTATCACTGTCGTATCATCAGCGATTCTGAGGCCTGA
- a CDS encoding monovalent cation/H+ antiporter subunit D family protein codes for MTAHLPILQIIIPLMAAPLCIVLRHRDIAWGIALLVSLVSFVISLMILDQVLTQGVISYFMGDWPAPWGIEFRIDVVNAYILLIVSAIAAIVALYARHSVNKEIPREQITLFYTAFLLCLTGLLGMTATGDAFNLFVFLEISSLSTYALISLGKDRRGLTASYQYLIMGTLGATFYVIGLGLLYMMTGTLNIVDLHEKLMAMDGSIRTLQAALAFLTVGLSLKLALFPLHLWLPNAYTYAPSTVTAFLAATATKVAVYVMLRVFFTIFGVDIFEETGLAPVLMTLAIIGMFVASTVAIFQNNLKRLLAYSSVAQIGYIMLGISFLNVTGVSAGIVHLLNHAVMKSACFLAMGCIMYRMGSVRLEDLHGIGKKMPWTMAAFVIGGMSLIGVPLTVGFVSKWQLIMAAMQAEMMPIAFLILLSSLLAVVYVWRIIEVAYFKTPANGDLTVKEAPLSMLIPLWIMALASIYFGVDTDMTLGVAQLAAEMLVGGAP; via the coding sequence ATGACTGCCCATCTTCCTATTTTGCAAATCATCATTCCTTTGATGGCTGCACCGCTTTGTATTGTGCTGCGCCACCGCGATATCGCATGGGGAATTGCTTTGCTGGTCAGCTTGGTAAGCTTTGTCATCTCGTTGATGATTTTAGACCAAGTCCTGACCCAAGGTGTCATATCCTATTTCATGGGCGATTGGCCTGCCCCTTGGGGGATCGAATTCAGAATTGATGTGGTTAACGCCTATATTCTGCTGATCGTTTCTGCCATCGCTGCCATTGTTGCCCTTTATGCACGTCATAGCGTGAATAAAGAAATCCCGCGTGAACAAATCACCCTTTTCTACACGGCCTTTTTACTGTGTTTGACGGGTCTGCTGGGAATGACGGCAACAGGTGATGCCTTTAACCTGTTTGTTTTCCTTGAGATTTCATCACTTTCAACATATGCACTGATTTCCCTTGGTAAAGATCGCCGCGGTTTAACGGCCTCTTACCAATACCTCATTATGGGAACGTTAGGTGCAACCTTCTATGTAATCGGTCTTGGTCTTCTTTATATGATGACCGGAACGCTAAACATTGTTGATCTGCATGAAAAACTCATGGCTATGGATGGGAGCATTCGCACGCTCCAAGCCGCCCTTGCCTTCCTTACCGTTGGTTTGAGCCTGAAGTTGGCTTTATTCCCGCTGCATCTGTGGCTGCCTAATGCCTATACATACGCGCCAAGTACGGTAACGGCCTTTTTGGCAGCAACAGCAACAAAAGTTGCGGTCTACGTCATGCTTCGTGTTTTCTTCACCATCTTTGGTGTGGATATTTTCGAAGAAACAGGTCTTGCCCCTGTGCTTATGACTTTGGCTATTATCGGTATGTTTGTAGCCTCAACAGTTGCAATCTTCCAAAATAACCTGAAGCGCTTGCTGGCATATTCATCTGTTGCGCAAATTGGCTATATCATGTTGGGGATTAGTTTCCTCAATGTGACAGGTGTATCGGCTGGTATTGTTCACTTGCTTAACCATGCGGTGATGAAATCAGCTTGTTTCCTTGCCATGGGTTGTATCATGTATCGTATGGGCTCTGTTCGTTTAGAAGACCTGCACGGCATTGGTAAGAAAATGCCATGGACAATGGCAGCCTTTGTTATTGGTGGCATGAGCCTGATTGGTGTACCCCTAACGGTTGGCTTTGTTTCCAAATGGCAATTGATTATGGCCGCCATGCAAGCTGAGATGATGCCGATCGCCTTCTTGATCTTGTTAAGCTCGCTTCTTGCGGTTGTTTATGTCTGGCGCATCATTGAGGTGGCTTACTTTAAAACACCAGCCAATGGTGATTTAACAGTAAAAGAAGCCCCGCTTTCCATGCTTATTCCGCTTTGGATTATGGCGCTTGCTTCTATCTACTTCGGAGTTGATACGGATATGACACTTGGTGTTGCACAATTGGCTGCCGAGATGCTGGTTGGAGGTGCGCCATGA
- a CDS encoding AsmA family protein — translation MFKIDGFEVKLVKSKLPIMIGGLFLLLLAVPFILPSVIYQSILESRLESSTGLEFNFDGGFDVSLFPEINIVANDIGFYGQTDTKIEIVGSVKKLNLRLKFFQFLTGTISIDEFDLVSPKMTINGDFTPYLPDFLRNQLGTARKEDVRYLEVIQYFIERSVIENAKISEGIVRWNKKKNHTIKAEKINIDIVKPAEVRDFTLYSNAYVNERSVDLRIRLQRPDDFLRGFRSKLTLKLDSSPLRLEFLGSAAKRSTFVAQGDLRLDIPSLNEYCRWLSASTQCDEYQGNLLVKTDLRLRDQRLQIENASYTQNPFTFLATGAVDFKTSIPEVTGTITIPIRPIESFYTSLRDVQKFSFRNLFLDTFDANVDVKYQGVRFPSGLIIQPNVKLLLSDGRLSLTSDQFAAFDGLSNIRFRWYEGLENGYMDLRIDTNSIDLKKLQKDLGFDISMTGALKAGIEIQSEGGSILSLIETARIHGDYSVIDGSILNKDIALSLTGHNTKAFEFTELKGRVEGNRGQIYSEMIEFIAPSVDVTGSARVDLIEKEVDINFDSLISHLNKKGFVKITGPLQDMSLMTSSNGKKAPQLRDGLHSGLIPLEEKEDDTAMDHEELQIEETDLLD, via the coding sequence ATGTTTAAGATTGACGGTTTTGAAGTCAAATTAGTGAAAAGCAAACTACCAATCATGATTGGTGGTCTTTTCCTGCTTTTGCTTGCCGTGCCTTTTATCTTACCGTCAGTTATTTATCAGTCGATCCTTGAAAGCCGCCTAGAAAGCTCAACAGGGCTTGAATTTAATTTTGACGGTGGTTTCGACGTTAGCCTGTTTCCTGAAATAAATATTGTTGCCAATGATATTGGCTTTTATGGCCAGACAGATACAAAAATAGAGATTGTTGGCTCTGTCAAAAAACTGAACTTAAGGCTCAAGTTTTTTCAGTTTTTAACAGGCACAATCAGCATTGATGAATTTGACCTTGTATCACCAAAAATGACAATCAATGGTGATTTCACACCGTATTTACCAGATTTTTTAAGAAACCAACTGGGGACAGCGCGCAAAGAAGACGTGCGCTATTTAGAAGTTATTCAGTATTTCATTGAGAGATCTGTCATTGAAAATGCCAAGATTTCTGAAGGTATTGTTCGCTGGAATAAGAAAAAAAATCACACGATCAAGGCTGAGAAAATCAATATTGATATTGTAAAACCAGCTGAAGTGCGTGATTTTACGCTTTATAGCAATGCTTATGTCAATGAACGCAGCGTTGATTTAAGAATTAGATTACAACGCCCCGATGATTTTCTGAGAGGGTTTCGCAGCAAGTTAACCCTAAAGCTCGACTCATCTCCCTTACGCCTTGAGTTCCTTGGCAGTGCGGCAAAACGCTCGACCTTTGTTGCCCAAGGGGATTTGCGTCTTGATATTCCATCGCTTAATGAGTATTGCAGGTGGCTTTCAGCCTCAACACAGTGTGACGAGTATCAGGGTAATTTACTGGTAAAAACGGATTTGCGCCTGCGTGATCAGCGTTTGCAAATTGAAAATGCCAGCTATACACAAAATCCTTTTACTTTTCTGGCAACAGGGGCGGTTGATTTTAAAACATCCATTCCTGAAGTCACCGGGACGATCACCATACCGATCAGGCCGATAGAGAGTTTTTATACCTCCCTAAGAGATGTTCAAAAATTTAGTTTTAGAAATCTGTTCTTGGATACGTTTGATGCGAATGTCGATGTAAAATATCAAGGCGTTCGTTTCCCCTCAGGTCTTATCATCCAGCCGAACGTAAAACTGTTACTTAGTGATGGTCGCCTGTCGCTCACCAGTGATCAATTTGCTGCATTTGATGGGCTGTCAAATATACGTTTTCGCTGGTATGAAGGCCTAGAGAATGGCTATATGGATTTGCGCATCGATACAAACAGTATTGATTTAAAAAAGCTCCAAAAAGATCTTGGGTTTGATATTTCAATGACGGGCGCGTTAAAAGCCGGGATTGAAATTCAGTCTGAAGGTGGGTCTATTTTGTCATTAATAGAAACAGCGCGCATTCATGGTGATTATTCTGTGATTGATGGTTCCATCCTTAATAAGGATATTGCTTTATCTTTGACAGGGCATAACACGAAAGCTTTTGAGTTTACGGAACTTAAAGGACGTGTTGAAGGCAATCGAGGGCAGATTTATAGTGAGATGATTGAATTCATTGCCCCATCTGTTGATGTCACAGGCAGTGCGCGTGTTGATCTTATTGAAAAAGAAGTTGATATCAATTTTGACAGCTTAATCAGTCATCTAAATAAAAAAGGCTTTGTTAAAATAACAGGCCCGTTGCAAGACATGTCCTTGATGACATCCTCTAATGGAAAAAAAGCCCCACAGTTACGTGATGGTTTGCATTCAGGTTTAATTCCATTAGAAGAAAAGGAAGATGACACCGCAATGGATCATGAAGAATTACAAATTGAAGAAACTGATCTTCTGGATTGA
- a CDS encoding Na(+)/H(+) antiporter subunit D, translated as MMINSALPPGLILILGALFLPALVGNARKTAMLLLPVITMYFIWGVPDGVQMTVQFLDYTLEPLQGDKLSRLFATIFTLMAFVGGIFALNQKSQIELMSAYAYAGGAVGVALAGDLVTVFVFWEFMAVASTLVIWSARTKESYGASMRYIIVHLFGGVVLMIGIIGQIYHSGSVEFSAMQADSWWTWMLLAGFLINAGAPPFSAWLPDAYPSASWSGSVFLSAFTTKTAVYVLIRSFPGENVLIFVGLYMVFYGIIYALLENDMRRILAYSIINQVGFMVVGIGIGTELSLNGASAHAFAHIIYKALLLMSAGAVMYEINKRKCTDLGGLYKAMPLTMICGTIGALAISGFPLTSGFTTKTMIASAAASEHIGYAWFLLEAASAGVFLHAGIKFPWFVFFQRAPGYVEKHFNAKPKDPPFNMRLAMLIMAGFCIGLGVYPEPLYALLPYAVDYVPYTGTHVVHMLELLLFSGFAFFVLLKMMKRTLTITLDFDWFYRKFFNLLHEEFFVRHGGAAFVAFKKGSLSRLDALVKHVTRHHGPHGILARTWPTGSMVLWVAILLGLYLLVYYM; from the coding sequence ATGATGATTAACAGTGCTCTTCCCCCTGGGCTTATTTTGATCCTAGGCGCTTTATTCTTACCTGCACTGGTTGGTAATGCGCGCAAAACAGCCATGCTGTTATTACCTGTTATCACCATGTATTTCATCTGGGGTGTTCCCGATGGCGTGCAGATGACGGTGCAGTTCCTTGATTATACGCTGGAACCATTACAGGGCGATAAGCTTTCACGCCTCTTTGCCACCATCTTTACCTTGATGGCCTTTGTGGGTGGTATCTTTGCCTTAAACCAGAAAAGCCAGATTGAGCTTATGTCTGCCTACGCCTATGCAGGTGGTGCAGTCGGTGTGGCCTTGGCTGGTGATTTGGTTACAGTCTTTGTCTTTTGGGAATTTATGGCAGTTGCCTCAACCTTGGTGATTTGGTCTGCGCGCACTAAAGAATCTTATGGCGCGTCCATGCGCTATATCATCGTTCACCTTTTTGGTGGCGTTGTGTTGATGATTGGCATTATCGGTCAAATCTATCATTCAGGTTCTGTTGAATTTAGTGCCATGCAAGCCGATAGCTGGTGGACATGGATGTTACTGGCAGGCTTCCTGATTAACGCAGGTGCGCCTCCCTTTTCCGCATGGTTGCCCGATGCCTATCCAAGCGCATCTTGGTCGGGTAGTGTTTTCTTATCTGCCTTTACAACCAAGACAGCTGTTTATGTTTTGATCCGTAGTTTCCCCGGTGAAAATGTTCTCATCTTTGTTGGGCTCTATATGGTTTTCTACGGCATTATCTATGCCTTGTTAGAAAACGACATGCGCCGCATTTTGGCCTATTCGATCATCAACCAGGTTGGTTTCATGGTTGTGGGTATCGGAATTGGGACGGAACTGTCACTTAATGGTGCCTCCGCTCACGCCTTTGCTCATATCATCTATAAAGCCTTGCTGTTGATGTCGGCTGGTGCGGTGATGTATGAGATCAACAAACGCAAATGTACGGACCTTGGCGGGCTTTATAAGGCCATGCCACTGACCATGATTTGCGGCACGATCGGTGCCTTGGCGATCTCTGGCTTTCCGCTAACCTCTGGTTTTACGACCAAGACCATGATTGCTTCGGCTGCGGCCAGTGAACATATCGGTTATGCGTGGTTCTTGTTAGAAGCAGCTTCTGCGGGTGTATTCCTGCATGCGGGGATTAAATTCCCGTGGTTTGTCTTCTTCCAACGCGCGCCGGGTTATGTTGAAAAACATTTCAATGCCAAACCAAAAGACCCACCCTTTAACATGCGTCTTGCCATGTTGATTATGGCTGGTTTCTGTATTGGTTTAGGTGTTTATCCAGAACCACTTTATGCATTGCTGCCATATGCGGTTGATTATGTGCCTTACACAGGTACGCATGTTGTCCATATGCTTGAGTTGCTGTTGTTCTCTGGTTTTGCTTTCTTCGTTTTATTGAAGATGATGAAACGTACATTGACCATCACGCTCGACTTTGACTGGTTTTATCGAAAATTCTTTAACCTACTGCACGAAGAGTTTTTCGTTCGTCACGGTGGAGCAGCTTTTGTTGCCTTTAAGAAAGGCTCATTAAGCCGCCTTGATGCGTTAGTAAAGCATGTGACACGCCATCATGGACCCCATGGTATTTTGGCACGCACATGGCCAACAGGCAGCATGGTCCTTTGGGTTGCGATCCTTTTAGGTCTCTATCTACTGGTCTATTACATGTAG
- a CDS encoding Panacea domain-containing protein, with translation MAAAVETMYDVAAWFMDHALNDNEYLQPMKMHRLLFLSQSYFALAYHGKKLAPCTFVADDMGPIEPHVFRAFEQGRPSFYLNTTMPPYVDEFLDGIWRRFGSFSADKLNDITTRTPAFKKAIKKGKRTEIPFKEMVLSFNKSKTAPGVDKVLKPKVVRTHQGRAVEAKSWAPGLRKVAQATPLASKQAKKKAPR, from the coding sequence ATGGCTGCTGCCGTAGAAACCATGTATGACGTTGCCGCTTGGTTCATGGACCATGCACTAAATGATAATGAATATCTTCAACCTATGAAGATGCATCGTTTACTGTTTCTATCCCAAAGTTATTTTGCACTGGCCTATCATGGCAAAAAACTCGCCCCTTGTACGTTTGTTGCCGATGATATGGGACCGATTGAGCCCCATGTGTTTCGTGCGTTTGAGCAAGGGCGCCCGAGTTTTTATCTCAATACAACAATGCCGCCTTATGTCGATGAATTCCTTGATGGGATTTGGCGTCGCTTTGGCTCATTTTCAGCAGATAAATTAAACGACATTACAACACGCACGCCTGCCTTTAAAAAGGCCATTAAGAAAGGCAAGCGCACTGAAATACCGTTCAAAGAAATGGTGTTAAGTTTCAACAAATCAAAAACGGCACCCGGTGTGGATAAAGTACTTAAGCCCAAAGTCGTCCGCACCCATCAGGGTAGGGCAGTTGAAGCCAAGTCATGGGCACCGGGTCTTCGAAAAGTCGCACAGGCCACCCCGCTGGCCTCAAAACAGGCAAAGAAAAAGGCTCCGAGATAA
- a CDS encoding cation:proton antiporter subunit C gives MEYNEIFNPGLYNYWIVIFLMMVGFYIVIARGNLVKKLVGLNIFQTSVFILYISMGKVTGGTAPIFGEGLTVFSNPLPHVLILTAIVVGIATTALGLALVVRIREAYGTIEEEDIHAQEEDF, from the coding sequence ATGGAATATAACGAAATTTTCAACCCCGGCCTTTATAACTACTGGATCGTTATCTTTTTGATGATGGTCGGTTTTTATATTGTTATTGCACGGGGTAATCTGGTTAAAAAACTGGTTGGATTGAACATTTTTCAAACCTCCGTTTTTATTCTTTATATCAGTATGGGTAAAGTAACTGGCGGTACTGCACCAATTTTTGGTGAGGGTCTTACGGTCTTTTCCAACCCCCTGCCACACGTTTTGATCCTGACAGCGATCGTTGTAGGTATTGCGACAACCGCCCTTGGCCTCGCCTTGGTGGTTCGCATTCGTGAAGCCTATGGCACGATCGAAGAAGAAGACATTCATGCTCAGGAGGAAGACTTTTAA
- the trmFO gene encoding methylenetetrahydrofolate--tRNA-(uracil(54)-C(5))-methyltransferase (FADH(2)-oxidizing) TrmFO has product MTKTLHIIGGGLAGSEAAWQAAQRGIKVVLHEMRPVRPTDAHHTGTLAELVCSNSLRSDDAQHNAVGLMHEEMRRCGSLIMRSADEHAVPAGGALAVDRDGFATAVQSALEAHENVEIVREEITDIPGEEWDQVIIATGPLTSEPLANAIKALTDEDSLHFFDAIAPIIDKESIDFSKAWFQSRYDKGDGSDYINLGMTREQYDQFIDDLIAGDKMEFKEWEKNTPYFEACLPIEVMAERGRETLAFGPMKPVGLTNPNDPDTKLAAVVQLRQDNKLGTLYNMVGFQTKLKHGEQVRIFKTIPGLENANFARLGGIHRNTFINSPRLLNDTLKLKGRNNIRFAGQVTGCEGYVESTAVGLMAGRFATAELSDQEISTPPQVSALGGILNHITGGADALTFQPMNINFGLLPPMDVRNERGKRVKGKEKKAAVTARALKALDEWLEKTDRV; this is encoded by the coding sequence ATGACAAAAACACTTCACATTATTGGTGGTGGTTTGGCTGGTAGCGAAGCTGCTTGGCAAGCGGCCCAACGCGGGATCAAGGTTGTCCTGCATGAGATGCGCCCCGTGCGCCCAACTGACGCCCACCATACAGGCACATTAGCAGAGCTTGTTTGTTCCAATTCCCTGCGCTCTGATGATGCACAACATAATGCTGTTGGGCTCATGCATGAAGAGATGCGCCGTTGTGGCTCCCTCATCATGCGCTCAGCTGATGAACATGCTGTTCCAGCTGGTGGTGCTTTGGCTGTGGATCGTGATGGTTTTGCCACTGCGGTACAATCAGCCCTTGAAGCCCATGAAAATGTTGAAATTGTCCGTGAAGAAATTACCGACATTCCCGGTGAAGAATGGGATCAGGTGATCATCGCCACAGGGCCGTTAACGTCTGAGCCCCTCGCCAATGCGATTAAAGCGCTAACGGATGAAGATTCACTTCATTTCTTTGATGCCATCGCCCCGATTATTGATAAAGAAAGTATCGATTTTTCAAAAGCGTGGTTTCAGTCCCGCTATGATAAAGGCGATGGTTCTGATTACATCAACCTGGGTATGACGCGGGAGCAATATGACCAGTTTATTGATGACTTGATTGCTGGGGATAAGATGGAATTTAAAGAGTGGGAGAAAAACACCCCCTACTTTGAAGCCTGCTTGCCCATTGAAGTTATGGCAGAACGTGGTCGTGAAACCCTTGCCTTTGGCCCCATGAAGCCCGTTGGGCTAACCAACCCCAATGATCCAGATACAAAACTTGCCGCTGTTGTACAGCTTCGCCAAGATAACAAGCTTGGGACGCTCTATAATATGGTGGGTTTTCAAACCAAGTTAAAACATGGCGAACAGGTGCGTATTTTCAAAACCATTCCGGGCTTGGAAAATGCAAATTTTGCCCGCCTTGGCGGTATCCACCGAAATACATTTATCAATTCCCCTCGCCTGTTAAATGACACGCTCAAACTTAAAGGCCGAAACAATATTCGTTTTGCAGGTCAAGTCACTGGCTGTGAAGGCTATGTTGAAAGTACGGCTGTTGGTTTGATGGCAGGGCGTTTTGCTACGGCTGAATTAAGTGATCAAGAAATCAGCACGCCCCCACAAGTCAGCGCCCTTGGTGGTATCTTAAATCACATCACTGGTGGCGCGGATGCCTTGACATTCCAGCCCATGAACATCAACTTTGGTTTACTCCCGCCAATGGACGTGCGAAATGAACGGGGTAAACGAGTTAAAGGTAAAGAGAAAAAAGCTGCGGTTACAGCGCGCGCGCTCAAAGCCTTGGATGAATGGCTGGAAAAAACGGACCGGGTATAA